The Montipora capricornis isolate CH-2021 chromosome 1, ASM3666992v2, whole genome shotgun sequence genome contains a region encoding:
- the LOC138015138 gene encoding uncharacterized protein encodes MLDHINVNTAIVRVEDFCNIENIGIGCSPRCGGCKCGKYSLGAQNFTIKEENRINITTFFNYMDTGRPPDTYVIQRVSFGDKPSGTIATVALRKTAEMRADRYPEATQVIKENTYMDDIIESVPTKEKATKLAKDIEALLDEGNFKMKEWIFTHDRIDILKTIPNDKCSNTERGLGVVWNPVQDEFVYKMHLRTTSKKQPNDKTHDNDSNPTKRIILSQVNSIYDPLGLTGPFTVRAKILMRELWGIENKLGWDDAIPERYKQYWKQFCQDMQEMNNIKFKRCVKPKDATSEQPTLIIFSDGSSNAFGACAYVRWKLNNGRYSCRLILSKNRLAPIKKMSIDRTELCGALLNSRLKAFLLTQCRYKFVKCYHIVDSQIVHSMIQKEPNGFDTFAATREGEIQQNTNPKEWFWMESKYNIADWLTRGKKPNEINMDSAWQNGPSFLELPESE; translated from the coding sequence ATGCTCGATCACATAAATGTCAACACAGCAATTGTCCGAGTTGAAGATTTCTGTAACATAGAGAACATTGGGATCGGATGTTCACCCCGCTGCGGTGGATGTAAGTGTGGGAAATACTCCTTAGGAGCCCAAAACTTCACAATAAAGGAAGAAaatcgtataaacataacaactttctttaattatATGGACACTGGAAGACCACCAGACACGTATGTAATACAAAGAGTGTCATTTGGAGACAAACCATCAGGGACGATCGCCACTGTTGCATTGAGAAAAACAGCAGAAATGAGAGCGGATAGATATCCCGAAGCGACTCAGGTCATCAAAGAAAACACGTATATGGATGACATAATAGAGAGTGTTCCCACCAAAGAAAAAGCGACAAAACTCGCTAAGGATATAGAAGCCTTACTTGACGAAGGAAACTTCAAAATGAAAGAGTGGATTTTCACCCATGATAGAATTGATATACTCAAAACTATACCCAACGACAAATGCTCTAATACGGAAAGGGGGTTGGGAGTTGTTTGGAACCCAGTTCAAGACGAATTTGTATATAAGATGCACCTTCGAACCACATCCAAGAAACAACCAAACGATAAGACTCATGATAATGACAGCAACCCAACGAAAAGAATAATTCTATCACAAGTGAATAGCATTTATGATCCTCTTGGTTTAACAGGACCATTTACAGTCAGAGCAAAGATTTTGATGAGGGAACTATGGGGAATCGAAAATAAACTAGGTTGGGATGATGCAATTCCTGAAAGGTACAAACAATACTGGAAACAATTTTGCCAGGATATGCAGGAAATGAACAACATCAAATTCAAGAGATGTGTGAAACCAAAGGATGCAACAAGTGAACAACCGACGTTAATCATCTTCAGTGATGGATCCAGCAACGCCTTTGGTGCCTGTGCATATGTAAGATGGAAACTCAATAATGGACGATATAGCTGCAGACTTATACTATCAAAAAATCGACTCGCACCGATAAAAAAGATGTCCATTGATAGAACTGAACTGTGTGGAGCTTTGTTAAACTCAAGACTAAAAGCATTTCTACTCACACAATGTAGATACAAGTTCGTAAAGTGTTACCACATCGTGGACTCCCAAATAGTGCATAGCATGATACAGAAAGAACCGAACGGATTTGATACCTTCGCCGCAACCCGCGAAGGAGAGATACAACAGAATACAAACCCCAAAGAATGGTTTTGGATGGAAAGTAAATATAACATAGCAGATTGGTTAACTCGTGGTAAGAAACCTAATGAAATAAACATGGACAGCGCCTGGCAAAATGGACCCAGCTTCCTTGAGTTGCCCGAATCCGAATGA